A region from the Populus trichocarpa isolate Nisqually-1 chromosome 18, P.trichocarpa_v4.1, whole genome shotgun sequence genome encodes:
- the LOC18107913 gene encoding uncharacterized protein LOC18107913 isoform X2 translates to MHSFFNFKHGPIAHVLLWCCLTPRSLSCIRDLNSLWQPPGTKDMVEYFTLGDLWDCYDEWSAYGAGTQVVLSSGDTIMQYYVPYLSAIQIYSNKSVVASRDSREYNDVVEFESDSWSDDSMSDKLSRSLSNNSSKTWDTISEDSSFDHEGSLSMRDKLGSLSFQYFEISSPYWRVPLLEKITELARNKPGLMTLKNVDLSPASWMAVAWYPIYHIPSQGNEKDLSSCFLTYHTLSSSFQDCVNEDGEGNVCISLPPFGLATYKLQGNLWINPETSDDERMIYLESAADSWLKQLNVHHHDYSFFTSCQYTM, encoded by the exons ATGcattcatttttcaatttcaaacatgGTCCCATAGCACATGTACTCTTGTGGTGTTGTTTAACCCCAAGATCTTTG AGCTGCATTCGTGATCTAAATAGCTTATGGCAACCACCTGGTACTAAGGATATGGTTGAATATTTCACTTTGGGAGATTTATGGGATTGCTACGATGAATGGAGCGCATATGGTGCTGGCACCCAAGTAGTGTTGAGCAGCGGTGACACCATTATGCAATATTATGTCCCTTACCTGTCAGCCATTCAGATTTACAGCAATAAGTCGGTGGTGGCTTCCAG GGACTCAAGAGAGTATAATGATGTTGTCGAATTTGAAAGTGATTCTTGGAGCGATGACAGCATGAGTGATAAACTGTCGAGGTCGCTAAGCAACAATTCCAGCAAGACATGGGATACCATTTCTGAAGATTCAAGCTTTGACCATGAGGGTTCTTTGTCAATGAGGGATAAGCTTGGCTCTCTGTCCTTTCAGTACTTCGAGATATCTTCTCCTTACTGGAGGGTTCCACTTTTAGAAAAG ATAACTGAATTAGCCAGGAATAAGCCGGGATTAATGACACTCAAGAATGTGGATCTTTCTCCGGCGAGTTGGATGGCTGTTGCTTG GTACCCCATATATCACATTCCATCTCAGGGAAATGAGAAGGACCTGTCATCATGCTTCTTGACTTATCATACACTTTCATCATCTTTCCAAG ATTGCGTCAATGAGGATGGAGAGGGAAATGTCTGTATATCCCTTCCTCCATTCGGTCTGGCCACATACAAATTGCAAGGGAATCTTTGGATAAATCCAGAGACATCTGATGATGAAAGAATGATTTATCTTGAAAGTGCTGCTGATTCCTGGTTGAAGCAGCTAAATGTCCACCATCATGATTATAGCTTTTTTACCAGCTGCCAGTACACCATGTAA
- the LOC18107913 gene encoding uncharacterized protein LOC18107913 isoform X3, translating into MSCLIAREEENLSISLSLSTKSCIRDLNSLWQPPGTKDMVEYFTLGDLWDCYDEWSAYGAGTQVVLSSGDTIMQYYVPYLSAIQIYSNKSVVASRDSREYNDVVEFESDSWSDDSMSDKLSRSLSNNSSKTWDTISEDSSFDHEGSLSMRDKLGSLSFQYFEISSPYWRVPLLEKITELARNKPGLMTLKNVDLSPASWMAVAWYPIYHIPSQGNEKDLSSCFLTYHTLSSSFQDCVNEDGEGNVCISLPPFGLATYKLQGNLWINPETSDDERMIYLESAADSWLKQLNVHHHDYSFFTSCQYTM; encoded by the exons ATGTCATGCCTCATCGCCAGAGAGGAAGAAaatctctctatctctctctctctctcgaccAAG AGCTGCATTCGTGATCTAAATAGCTTATGGCAACCACCTGGTACTAAGGATATGGTTGAATATTTCACTTTGGGAGATTTATGGGATTGCTACGATGAATGGAGCGCATATGGTGCTGGCACCCAAGTAGTGTTGAGCAGCGGTGACACCATTATGCAATATTATGTCCCTTACCTGTCAGCCATTCAGATTTACAGCAATAAGTCGGTGGTGGCTTCCAG GGACTCAAGAGAGTATAATGATGTTGTCGAATTTGAAAGTGATTCTTGGAGCGATGACAGCATGAGTGATAAACTGTCGAGGTCGCTAAGCAACAATTCCAGCAAGACATGGGATACCATTTCTGAAGATTCAAGCTTTGACCATGAGGGTTCTTTGTCAATGAGGGATAAGCTTGGCTCTCTGTCCTTTCAGTACTTCGAGATATCTTCTCCTTACTGGAGGGTTCCACTTTTAGAAAAG ATAACTGAATTAGCCAGGAATAAGCCGGGATTAATGACACTCAAGAATGTGGATCTTTCTCCGGCGAGTTGGATGGCTGTTGCTTG GTACCCCATATATCACATTCCATCTCAGGGAAATGAGAAGGACCTGTCATCATGCTTCTTGACTTATCATACACTTTCATCATCTTTCCAAG ATTGCGTCAATGAGGATGGAGAGGGAAATGTCTGTATATCCCTTCCTCCATTCGGTCTGGCCACATACAAATTGCAAGGGAATCTTTGGATAAATCCAGAGACATCTGATGATGAAAGAATGATTTATCTTGAAAGTGCTGCTGATTCCTGGTTGAAGCAGCTAAATGTCCACCATCATGATTATAGCTTTTTTACCAGCTGCCAGTACACCATGTAA
- the LOC18107913 gene encoding uncharacterized protein LOC18107913 isoform X1: MMDLSGKKSATRSVLVPSTTHQRQHSNLERFLQCVTPTAPPKFLPESCIRDLNSLWQPPGTKDMVEYFTLGDLWDCYDEWSAYGAGTQVVLSSGDTIMQYYVPYLSAIQIYSNKSVVASRDSREYNDVVEFESDSWSDDSMSDKLSRSLSNNSSKTWDTISEDSSFDHEGSLSMRDKLGSLSFQYFEISSPYWRVPLLEKITELARNKPGLMTLKNVDLSPASWMAVAWYPIYHIPSQGNEKDLSSCFLTYHTLSSSFQDCVNEDGEGNVCISLPPFGLATYKLQGNLWINPETSDDERMIYLESAADSWLKQLNVHHHDYSFFTSCQYTM, from the exons ATGATGGACCTGAGTGGTAAAAAAAGCGCAACGCGGTCTGTGTTGGTGCCTTCGACAACTCATCAGCGGCAGCACTCCAATCTTGAACGCTTTCTTCAATGTGTAACTCCAACTGCTCCTCCTAAATTCCTTCCCGAG AGCTGCATTCGTGATCTAAATAGCTTATGGCAACCACCTGGTACTAAGGATATGGTTGAATATTTCACTTTGGGAGATTTATGGGATTGCTACGATGAATGGAGCGCATATGGTGCTGGCACCCAAGTAGTGTTGAGCAGCGGTGACACCATTATGCAATATTATGTCCCTTACCTGTCAGCCATTCAGATTTACAGCAATAAGTCGGTGGTGGCTTCCAG GGACTCAAGAGAGTATAATGATGTTGTCGAATTTGAAAGTGATTCTTGGAGCGATGACAGCATGAGTGATAAACTGTCGAGGTCGCTAAGCAACAATTCCAGCAAGACATGGGATACCATTTCTGAAGATTCAAGCTTTGACCATGAGGGTTCTTTGTCAATGAGGGATAAGCTTGGCTCTCTGTCCTTTCAGTACTTCGAGATATCTTCTCCTTACTGGAGGGTTCCACTTTTAGAAAAG ATAACTGAATTAGCCAGGAATAAGCCGGGATTAATGACACTCAAGAATGTGGATCTTTCTCCGGCGAGTTGGATGGCTGTTGCTTG GTACCCCATATATCACATTCCATCTCAGGGAAATGAGAAGGACCTGTCATCATGCTTCTTGACTTATCATACACTTTCATCATCTTTCCAAG ATTGCGTCAATGAGGATGGAGAGGGAAATGTCTGTATATCCCTTCCTCCATTCGGTCTGGCCACATACAAATTGCAAGGGAATCTTTGGATAAATCCAGAGACATCTGATGATGAAAGAATGATTTATCTTGAAAGTGCTGCTGATTCCTGGTTGAAGCAGCTAAATGTCCACCATCATGATTATAGCTTTTTTACCAGCTGCCAGTACACCATGTAA